In Planctomycetota bacterium, the DNA window CGGATCTCGGCGGACGCATCGATGCGCTCGCGGGCCTGCTGGCGGAGCTCAGGGCCGCGCTGGGCGCGAACGACCTGACACGCGCCGCCGACGTTGTGGAGTACGACCTCCGCGAAGAGGGCGAGCGCTGGCGCGGCATGCTCCGCACGATCGCCGGCGCGATGAAGCCCAGCGACTAGCGGGCGCGAGCGAGTCGCGACGACTAGGCGCTTGGCGTTCGGCCGCTCAGCTGATCGAGCAGCTGCGTGTTGATCGCATGGATGCCCTCGAACGTCCGCCGGGCGGCGGCGACGATGCCATCGAGCGCATCCGCATCGAGGTCGAGGCGATCGAGCCTGCTGCGGAATCGGCCCCAGCACTCGCGCTGTTCATCGCCGTACGACTCGAGGTACCGCAGGCCGTCGCCCTCGAGGCCCAGGGCGGGGCCGATGGCCCGAGCGATGAAGCGGTTGCCGTTGGTCGAGCCCTCGAGCACGTACTGCGGGCCGATGACCGCGGTCGGGTTCTTGTGCGCCGTGGCGTTGAGCCAGGAGGCGAAGTCCTCCGCCGCGGACACCGGCCGCACCGTCGCGGGCTCGACGCCGAGCGTGCTGAGATCCTGCTCCAGCCGCGGGCTGTGGGTCGGCTGGTCCTCGTTGAGGCTGCGGACCCGCTCGCAGTGCCGGCCGGCGTGCTCGATGGACGCCTCGAGGGCCCGGTGCACCACGAGGAGCTGGGCGAGCAGGGCCGCGTACTCGCCTCGGCCGAGTTCGCCCTTCACCAACCGCTTCTGGAAGTGCCCGTTCTCGGCCGTCTGGTGCAGGTCCCAGGTGCCGGATTTGAGCGTGTCGGCGATGCCAACGCGGCTCTCGGGCTCGGCGGGCTTGGTCGGACTGGTCGTCATGGCGTTGCTCCCTCGATGGGCAGTCTATTCAGCCCGCATCGAAGGCATTCTGGAACGCGAGGAAGTCGAACAGCGTGAGGGCGCAGTCGCCGTCGAAGTCCGCGAGCGGATCGCCGGCATCGAAGGCATTCTGGAAATCCAGGAAGTCGAAGATGGTGAGCTCGCCGTCGCCGTTGAGGTCCGCATCGTCGACCGCGATGACCGTCAGCTCGAGCCGCGGGGCGTAGCCAAGGGGTGCGGCCAGCGCGTTCTCGCGAGTGATGAAGACCGGGAAGGTCGGGTCGGTGGTGCCCATCGTGGCGTCGTGCAGGCCCGTGATCGTGAAGTTCAGCCGACCGGCGTCGAGCGACTCGCTGAAGAAGCGGGCGGCTCCGACGCCGCACGTGTCGATGTCGAACGCGAAGAAGGCCTCGGCCGGCACGAGCTCGCCGGGCGCGGCGTCGTCCGTGAGGCCGACGGCGAGTGGCTCGGCGTCGAGGCGGTCGGCGACCTGATTGGACACGTCCGTCGCCGCGCCGTCCGCGCCGTACACGGCCGCGAAGGCCGTGCGGCTGCCCTCCGGCGGCGGGAACGTGGGGTCGGTCGTGAAGTCCGTCGTTTCTTCCCAGGTGGCGATGGAGAAGCCGTTGCGGTAGGCGGTCGCGAAGATCTCGATCGGGCGTCCGGCGTCGGCGTCCTCGGCGCGATCGGGATCGCCGTCGGGCAGGTAGGTCGCGATCGGATCGATCGTCGGGTCGTACGCGAAGGTGTCCCGGTTGAGGATGACCAGCTGCACGCGGGCGGAGACGACGCGATAGGCGTCGGCGCCTAGGCCGGTGGGGATGTCGGCTGCGGTATCGAAGCCCACGACGAACTGTGCGTCGCGATCATCGAATCCCGGGACGCCCACCGCGCCGAACACGCTGGCCGCGACGCGCGTGCCCGGCGTCGCACTGAAGGGGTAGTTCCAGCGGTCGCGGGCCGGCTCGTCGAAGCTCACGGTGATCGGGCCGGTCTGGGCGAGTCCGGAAGCGCCCATCGCCAGGAGGGGGGCGGCGGCGATGGCGAGGGTGCGGTCGTGGCGTGGCATCGGTGGTCTCCAGTGCGGGTTGCTGATTTGCCGAGTTAATTGAGATCGAGTCTCAGGCTCATATAGTGGTCGTGCGTTGCCTGTGAGTCAAGAATGATTGCTGTATGGCAGGAATGTCGCGCCCACGTCGAGGGACAACGCCACGCAAGGAGACCGCCATGGCAGGCTCCGCCGCCGCCCCCAGCCGCGGGTTCACGCTCATCGAGCTGCTCGTGGTGATCGCGATCCTCGCGATACTCCTGGCCATCCTCCTGCCCTCGCTGGCCTCGGCCCGCGGGCTGGCCCGGGGCGTCCGCGAGGCGTCGGCGGCGCAGCAGGTGATGGTGGCCTTCCAGCTCTACGCCAACGACCACGCCGGTTTCGTGCTGCCGGGCTTCCCGGATCGCTCGGAGGTGTCCGGGGCGAGCGCCCCGTTCGACGATCGCGGCGAGCCGATCGGCGACGTGTTCGCGGCCCAGCGATACCCGTGGAGGCTTGCGCCCTACCTGGAGTACAACTTCGCCGGCCTCTACAAGGACGACAAGGTGCTCGCGGAGCTGCGGCAGCGGCGGGGCGACTTCCAGTATGTCGTGAGCCTGTACCCCACGCTGGGGATGAACTCGGCGTTTGTGGGCGGCAGCGTCAGCCAGCTCGGCGACCCGACGAGCAGGCGCATCTTCGGGCGGGTGTACGTCCGTCGGGACGACGAGGCGCGGCGGCCAACGGAGGTGCTGGCGTTCGCATCTGCCCGCTTCCGGGGCGCGGGCACGCTGCCGGAGCTTCCCGAGCCCGGCGGCTTCTTCCGCGTCGAGGCGCCGACGCTGGGCGCCGGCTGGCAGGAGGCCTACGACGAGCGTGCGCCGAGCCCCGGCATCAACAGCGGCTTCATCGCGCTGCGGCACAACGGCCGCGCCGTCGCCGCCATGCTCGACGGCCACGCCGAGCTGCTCGGCTGGGACGAGATCCTCGACATGCGTCGCTGGGCCGACGGCGCCGATCGGGCCGACTGGGCGCCCGAGCCCCGGCGTCGCTGAATCCCGCCCGGTCGTTGCTCATACGATTCGTCCATGGCGATGGAGACGGCCGAAGCATCGATCACCGACGTCCTGGGCGAGCTGCGCTGGCGCGGACTTCTGCACCAGTGCACCGACGAGGGCGGCCTCCGCGAGCACCTGGCGGCGGGTCCCCGCCGGATCTACTGCGGCTTCGATCCCACGGCCGACTCGCTGACGATCGGCAACCTCGTGCCGATCATGGTGCTGGTGCACTTCGCCCGGGCCGGTCACGAGCCCATCGTGGTCATGGGCGGGGGGACCGGGCTCATCGGCGACCCCAGCGGCAAGAGCGCCGAGCGGCAGCTGCAGGGCAAGGACCGCATCGCCGCCAACGTGCGCGCCCAGACGCCGATCTTTGAGGACGTGTTCCGCGGCGCCGGGCAAGCCGCCCCGCCGGTGCTCAACAACCTGGACTGGCTGGGCAAGGTCGGCTTCCTCGATGCGCTGCGCGACGTGGGCAAGCACTTCAGCGTCAACCAGATGATCCAGCGGGATTCGGTCCGCGAGCGGCTGCAGAACCGCGAGCAGGGCATCAGCTTTACCGAGTTCAGCTACATGGTGCTGCAGGCGCTCGACTTCGCGCAGCTGCACCTCACCCAGCGGGTCACCATCCAGGTGGGCGGCAGCGACCAGTGGGGCAACATCGTCGCGGGGACCGATCTGATCCGGCGATTGCACGTCGAGCTGCCGATGCAGCGGCCGGGCTGGCTGCAGCAGGCGGTGGATCCCGACGAGGCGCAGCAGAAGCTTGAGGAGCGGGCGGCGGTCTTTGGCCTCACCGCGCCGCTGGTGACCAAGGCCGACGGCACCAAGTTCGGCAAGACCGAGGCCGGCGCCGTATGGCTCACGCCCGATCGCACGAGCGCGTACGACTACTACCAGTTCTGGCTCAACGCCAGCGACGACGACGCCGGCCCGTTCCTGCGGACGTTCACGCTGCTATCGCGCGCGGACATCGAGCAGATCGAGACCGAGCACGCCGCCGAGCCCGGCAAGCGGCTCGCGCAGACGGCGCTCGCTCGCGCAGCGACGACG includes these proteins:
- the tyrS gene encoding tyrosine--tRNA ligase, translating into MAMETAEASITDVLGELRWRGLLHQCTDEGGLREHLAAGPRRIYCGFDPTADSLTIGNLVPIMVLVHFARAGHEPIVVMGGGTGLIGDPSGKSAERQLQGKDRIAANVRAQTPIFEDVFRGAGQAAPPVLNNLDWLGKVGFLDALRDVGKHFSVNQMIQRDSVRERLQNREQGISFTEFSYMVLQALDFAQLHLTQRVTIQVGGSDQWGNIVAGTDLIRRLHVELPMQRPGWLQQAVDPDEAQQKLEERAAVFGLTAPLVTKADGTKFGKTEAGAVWLTPDRTSAYDYYQFWLNASDDDAGPFLRTFTLLSRADIEQIETEHAAEPGKRLAQTALARAATTLRYGDEQMRQAEQAAAALFSGAIDALPIEQLEHAVADAPSREMPLARLEGGVPLVELLIEAGLASSKREAREFLANGAIRINGQPVKLDPAKAALTKVHVLHGKLTVLKRGKKKQCVVRWVSS
- a CDS encoding prepilin-type N-terminal cleavage/methylation domain-containing protein, whose translation is MAGSAAAPSRGFTLIELLVVIAILAILLAILLPSLASARGLARGVREASAAQQVMVAFQLYANDHAGFVLPGFPDRSEVSGASAPFDDRGEPIGDVFAAQRYPWRLAPYLEYNFAGLYKDDKVLAELRQRRGDFQYVVSLYPTLGMNSAFVGGSVSQLGDPTSRRIFGRVYVRRDDEARRPTEVLAFASARFRGAGTLPELPEPGGFFRVEAPTLGAGWQEAYDERAPSPGINSGFIALRHNGRAVAAMLDGHAELLGWDEILDMRRWADGADRADWAPEPRRR
- a CDS encoding biliverdin-producing heme oxygenase, whose translation is MTTSPTKPAEPESRVGIADTLKSGTWDLHQTAENGHFQKRLVKGELGRGEYAALLAQLLVVHRALEASIEHAGRHCERVRSLNEDQPTHSPRLEQDLSTLGVEPATVRPVSAAEDFASWLNATAHKNPTAVIGPQYVLEGSTNGNRFIARAIGPALGLEGDGLRYLESYGDEQRECWGRFRSRLDRLDLDADALDGIVAAARRTFEGIHAINTQLLDQLSGRTPSA
- a CDS encoding GC-type dockerin domain-anchored protein; the encoded protein is MPRHDRTLAIAAAPLLAMGASGLAQTGPITVSFDEPARDRWNYPFSATPGTRVAASVFGAVGVPGFDDRDAQFVVGFDTAADIPTGLGADAYRVVSARVQLVILNRDTFAYDPTIDPIATYLPDGDPDRAEDADAGRPIEIFATAYRNGFSIATWEETTDFTTDPTFPPPEGSRTAFAAVYGADGAATDVSNQVADRLDAEPLAVGLTDDAAPGELVPAEAFFAFDIDTCGVGAARFFSESLDAGRLNFTITGLHDATMGTTDPTFPVFITRENALAAPLGYAPRLELTVIAVDDADLNGDGELTIFDFLDFQNAFDAGDPLADFDGDCALTLFDFLAFQNAFDAG